One Psychrobacillus glaciei genomic region harbors:
- a CDS encoding site-specific integrase, which yields MAHIRKRGKTYSYTINIGYDPLTGKRKQISKGGFIKKRDAETAARKIELLLDENCYIELSKEIFSDYILNWFDNHYSNRIKQTSATNCRYIIEKHLLQENVFANKEIAKVTTADIDLFYNQKLQEKYSTSYIRKMHQLLNQAFSQAVKWKKIMFNPVGDADPPSVKYEEMSIWSLKDIQEFLRNCKGERHYLTFLLAIYTGMRRGEILGLHWIDIDLEQKVIHVKRSLAHVPKKGYVFTSLKTKNSKRQIPIPEFVLNELVLQKKRIEEWKELVGTVFADQDLVICTNTGSLQDPRNVVRVMKRIVKTAKVPNIRFHDIRHTHASILISVGIDIVKISKRLGHANPKITLEFYAHLLPNTDNDIADTFHQTIQSQTN from the coding sequence TTGGCGCACATCAGGAAAAGAGGTAAAACATACTCATATACAATTAATATAGGATATGACCCGTTAACTGGAAAACGTAAACAAATAAGTAAAGGAGGATTCATTAAAAAGAGGGATGCAGAGACAGCAGCTCGGAAGATTGAACTACTACTAGATGAAAACTGTTATATAGAACTGAGCAAAGAAATCTTCTCAGATTATATTCTAAATTGGTTCGATAACCATTACAGTAATAGGATTAAACAAACATCCGCGACGAACTGTAGGTACATTATAGAGAAACACCTCCTACAAGAGAATGTGTTTGCAAACAAAGAAATAGCTAAAGTTACTACGGCGGATATTGATTTATTCTATAACCAAAAATTACAAGAAAAATATAGTACGAGTTACATTCGGAAAATGCATCAACTATTAAATCAGGCATTTAGCCAAGCTGTTAAATGGAAAAAAATAATGTTCAATCCAGTGGGCGATGCAGATCCACCATCAGTCAAGTACGAGGAAATGTCTATTTGGTCACTTAAAGATATACAGGAGTTTCTTCGAAACTGCAAAGGAGAGCGGCATTATTTAACTTTTTTACTTGCCATCTATACGGGGATGCGAAGAGGAGAGATTTTAGGGCTACATTGGATTGATATAGACTTAGAACAAAAAGTAATTCATGTGAAAAGATCGTTAGCACATGTCCCTAAAAAGGGTTATGTTTTCACATCATTGAAAACGAAAAATTCCAAGCGACAAATCCCTATTCCAGAATTCGTTCTCAATGAATTAGTTTTGCAAAAAAAACGAATAGAAGAATGGAAGGAGCTAGTGGGAACTGTATTTGCCGACCAAGACCTAGTCATTTGCACAAATACAGGAAGCCTACAAGATCCACGCAATGTTGTTCGAGTAATGAAACGTATTGTAAAGACCGCCAAGGTACCAAATATTCGTTTCCATGATATTCGACACACCCATGCATCCATTCTTATTTCGGTAGGTATAGATATCGTTAAAATTTCTAAACGATTGGGTCATGCAAATCCAAAAATAACATTAGAATTCTATGCGCATTTATTACCGAACACGGATAATGACATCGCTGATACTTTTCACCAGACTATTCAAAGTCAAACAAACTAA
- a CDS encoding helix-turn-helix transcriptional regulator — MKQIDIGTYPIILTANDISEILRVSKPTAYELMEKDDFPLIKIGRCKRVLRDEFIFWLSNR, encoded by the coding sequence ATGAAGCAAATTGATATCGGCACTTATCCTATTATCTTAACTGCCAATGACATCAGTGAAATTCTTAGAGTCTCTAAACCAACTGCCTATGAACTAATGGAAAAAGATGACTTTCCACTAATTAAAATAGGTAGGTGTAAAAGGGTGTTGAGAGATGAGTTTATTTTTTGGTTAAGTAATCGATAA
- a CDS encoding tyrosine-type recombinase/integrase: protein MDHKVTKHSFSYNKEDQSREIMEEFRRRSSSTKQKDIEKFVDFFYKECQKDSFLFSSNNHLQLNKLNLSHAMKIQEQVETLFSLNELDVKEANSYLYFFDKFCKLLTQKEVAKIYYILPIKQNISKKNKNPTLPLITDFEIFLNLKRYSHSTIRCSLVNIKTFLKFVNYIPEIRSTNESWSTSFKRFEEHLIKKSLLENIQLSSAYEYLKAVRLFSRFLYENKEINFFYNIPTKMIQNAKRCNEYTNESDILLVIKCIFEYSKNVLRDISIFLIILETGCRPIEIVNLKIDDVYLHEKLIVLKSKKSHQRTLLISSMTCSLIKEYLKIRKNYLINQTDSLFINKFGNQITSSNISNLFRKYNKPFQEKSFTPKTLRHTFITNALNNGNSMEQVREIVGHKHLISTHYYFYRNIEKLKIIFLDKKLF from the coding sequence ATGGATCACAAAGTAACTAAACATAGTTTTTCTTATAACAAAGAAGATCAATCTAGAGAAATCATGGAGGAATTTAGAAGAAGATCATCTTCAACTAAACAAAAAGATATCGAGAAATTTGTAGATTTCTTTTATAAGGAATGTCAAAAAGACAGCTTTCTTTTCAGCTCAAATAATCATCTTCAACTAAATAAGTTAAACCTATCTCATGCAATGAAAATACAGGAACAAGTGGAGACATTATTTAGTCTGAACGAGTTAGATGTAAAAGAAGCCAATTCCTATTTGTATTTCTTTGATAAGTTTTGTAAGCTTCTCACACAAAAAGAAGTAGCAAAGATATATTATATTCTACCTATAAAACAAAACATCTCAAAAAAAAATAAAAATCCTACTCTTCCTCTCATTACTGATTTTGAAATTTTTTTGAACTTAAAAAGATATTCCCATTCGACCATTAGATGTTCGTTGGTTAATATTAAAACTTTCTTGAAATTTGTAAATTACATTCCTGAAATTCGGTCTACAAATGAATCTTGGTCAACTAGCTTTAAAAGATTTGAAGAACACTTGATTAAAAAATCACTTTTAGAAAATATTCAACTTAGCAGTGCTTATGAATATTTAAAAGCAGTAAGATTATTTTCCAGGTTTTTATATGAAAATAAAGAAATAAACTTTTTTTATAATATACCAACTAAAATGATACAAAATGCTAAACGGTGTAATGAATATACAAATGAGTCAGATATTCTCTTAGTAATAAAATGTATATTTGAATACTCTAAGAATGTTTTAAGGGATATTTCAATCTTCCTCATTATTTTAGAAACTGGGTGCAGACCGATAGAAATAGTTAATTTAAAAATTGATGATGTATATTTACACGAAAAGCTAATAGTATTAAAGAGCAAAAAGTCTCATCAAAGAACTTTGTTAATATCAAGCATGACTTGTTCGCTTATTAAAGAGTACTTAAAAATCCGCAAAAATTATCTGATTAATCAAACCGATTCTTTATTTATAAATAAATTCGGAAACCAAATAACGAGTTCAAATATATCTAACTTGTTTCGAAAATATAATAAACCTTTTCAAGAAAAAAGTTTTACTCCTAAAACACTAAGACATACTTTCATAACAAACGCACTAAATAACGGAAATAGTATGGAACAAGTAAGGGAAATTGTTGGCCATAAACATCTAATTTCTACCCATTATTATTTTTACAGGAATATTGAAAAATTAAAAATAATATTTTTAGACAAAAAACTATTTTAA
- a CDS encoding tyrosine-type recombinase/integrase has product MSLNRKTNMSIEEICTQLGISETAFLKFLETSNDEFSSVKKSIENNETVLFVIDKYLEHLKTLVKINKRSKETAKTYNNFLIRVKSYISSTYPSLKINEFNEVILNEIITKDSIENKEYSVRTINKYNAIIKSLLKFTYDMDFSNKDFRHKFTIEKTSLLPRYIKEEDIPKVLETTKKLSKPIRCRAIIMFLLLTGCRVSEISIVKVKDFDIENNLIYILGKGNKKRIVPMFPQLKDEILYYLQKSGMKEWDPQCEGYLFARDENLIRNRNFPIRTIQNTVDRIRDHLPELTYITSHSFRHTFAVYCLKIGVKEHLLTEILGHTDPKTTMTYTKLRGEDLRDAIMNKFPFPFEKLLNVINGGLK; this is encoded by the coding sequence ATGTCATTAAATAGAAAAACCAATATGTCTATTGAAGAAATATGTACTCAACTAGGTATTTCCGAGACAGCTTTTTTAAAATTCCTTGAAACATCTAACGATGAATTCTCGAGTGTTAAAAAGTCTATTGAAAATAATGAAACCGTTCTTTTTGTGATAGATAAATATCTAGAACACCTTAAAACATTAGTAAAAATTAATAAAAGATCTAAAGAAACAGCCAAAACTTATAATAACTTTCTAATAAGAGTTAAATCATACATTTCAAGTACTTATCCTTCATTAAAAATTAACGAATTTAACGAAGTTATATTAAATGAAATAATCACTAAAGATAGTATAGAAAATAAAGAGTACTCTGTTAGAACCATTAATAAATATAATGCCATTATAAAAAGTCTATTAAAGTTTACTTATGATATGGATTTTTCAAATAAAGATTTTCGTCATAAGTTCACAATAGAAAAAACTTCCTTACTACCTAGGTATATTAAAGAAGAAGATATCCCTAAAGTTTTGGAGACCACTAAGAAATTATCTAAACCAATTAGATGTAGAGCAATAATTATGTTTTTACTACTGACTGGTTGCCGTGTAAGTGAAATATCAATTGTTAAAGTAAAAGATTTTGATATTGAAAATAATTTAATTTATATATTAGGTAAAGGAAATAAGAAACGAATTGTCCCTATGTTCCCTCAACTTAAAGATGAAATACTATATTATTTACAAAAAAGTGGGATGAAAGAATGGGACCCTCAATGTGAAGGATATCTTTTTGCGAGAGATGAGAATCTTATAAGAAACAGAAATTTTCCTATTAGGACTATTCAAAATACCGTTGATCGTATACGAGACCATTTACCTGAGCTCACTTATATCACATCTCATTCTTTTAGACATACATTTGCCGTATATTGTCTTAAAATTGGCGTTAAAGAACACCTTCTTACTGAGATTTTAGGTCACACTGATCCAAAAACCACTATGACATATACAAAATTACGTGGGGAAGATTTAAGAGATGCTATTATGAATAAGTTTCCTTTCCCGTTTGAAAAACTCTTAAATGTTATAAACGGGGGATTAAAATGA
- a CDS encoding tyrosine-type recombinase/integrase has translation MNTALEELEIYKKNVRLAKSTLYTYTLYLKKFLKYLSEEMENDLHLIYLDKVSKLIDINGRIIRYFPINSKIIDNYLSLIKHKGFNVLKDNYKALMSFFKFLEHNYNFSNPMYTLEFQLKDYLEEKKYFTVLTRGNILKLLNTIHVHSDNLERDVNLFLTLISTGCRIGEILKLKCEEIDGTNDTLFLNKTKTKVERLLFLRIEMGKALKKYTINCNRKSSDFVFLSDDNKPFTNKEINTLLKKYLEIARLPIITVHGLRRTFATIMADQGTPIDVIRQLLGHESLSTTKQYINPHYVRNKDFNAPNNKLILDYLNHKI, from the coding sequence ATGAATACAGCTTTAGAAGAACTTGAAATTTACAAAAAAAATGTACGCTTAGCCAAATCTACTCTCTATACTTATACCTTATATTTAAAAAAATTTCTCAAATACTTATCAGAAGAAATGGAAAATGACCTTCACTTAATTTATTTGGACAAAGTCTCTAAATTAATTGACATTAATGGTAGAATAATCAGATATTTTCCGATTAATAGTAAAATAATCGACAATTATTTATCACTTATTAAACATAAAGGATTTAATGTTTTGAAAGATAATTATAAAGCCTTAATGAGTTTTTTCAAATTTCTAGAACACAATTACAATTTTTCAAACCCTATGTATACTTTGGAATTTCAACTGAAAGATTATTTAGAAGAAAAAAAGTATTTTACAGTCCTAACTCGAGGGAATATCTTAAAGTTGCTAAACACAATTCATGTCCATTCAGACAATTTAGAGAGAGATGTTAATCTATTTTTAACTTTAATTTCAACTGGTTGTAGAATTGGTGAAATACTTAAATTAAAATGTGAAGAAATAGATGGTACCAACGATACACTCTTTCTTAATAAGACCAAAACCAAAGTAGAAAGATTGTTGTTTTTAAGAATTGAAATGGGAAAGGCATTAAAAAAGTACACAATAAATTGTAACAGAAAATCAAGTGATTTTGTATTTTTGTCAGATGATAATAAACCCTTTACTAATAAAGAAATAAATACTTTATTAAAAAAATACTTGGAAATAGCCAGACTACCAATTATAACTGTACATGGACTAAGACGTACCTTTGCAACCATAATGGCAGATCAAGGTACCCCAATAGACGTCATTAGACAGTTACTAGGCCATGAAAGCTTAAGCACTACAAAGCAATATATAAATCCACATTATGTACGCAACAAAGACTTTAATGCCCCTAATAACAAATTGATTCTAGATTACCTAAATCATAAAATCTGA
- a CDS encoding transposase — protein MSKKNYNNEFKQTVVELYRSGTSVNQLASEYGVSEVTIYKWIKLHSPIEGTGELTAYGVPTNSIQFNH, from the coding sequence ATAAGTAAAAAAAATTACAATAATGAATTTAAACAAACAGTAGTCGAGCTTTATCGTTCGGGTACCTCGGTCAATCAACTAGCCAGCGAATATGGTGTTTCAGAAGTAACCATTTATAAATGGATTAAACTACATTCTCCAATTGAGGGAACTGGAGAGTTAACCGCATACGGCGTTCCAACTAATTCAATTCAATTTAATCATTAA
- a CDS encoding DUF4181 domain-containing protein, translating to MFGIEPIVWLKLIFVIVIFSLLFIIFGSVMRRWLKVEKKKRFSHNHVNDKHQEIDWTIRMIFIAFIILGSFINVTRDYTERIWFLESWYLLFGLTILSEAVRALMEWKYADNKKAYIFTMSRLVFGMILVISILRTNFFGMF from the coding sequence GTGTTTGGTATTGAACCGATAGTCTGGCTTAAGTTGATCTTCGTGATAGTAATTTTTTCATTATTGTTTATTATTTTTGGTTCAGTTATGAGAAGGTGGTTGAAAGTTGAAAAGAAGAAGCGTTTTTCACATAACCACGTGAATGACAAACACCAAGAAATCGATTGGACGATTAGAATGATTTTCATCGCTTTTATAATATTGGGATCTTTTATTAATGTCACTCGAGATTATACAGAACGAATTTGGTTCTTAGAGTCATGGTATTTATTATTCGGTTTAACTATATTGTCCGAGGCAGTTCGAGCATTGATGGAATGGAAATATGCGGATAATAAAAAAGCATATATTTTTACTATGAGTCGATTAGTATTTGGCATGATATTAGTAATTTCAATATTAAGAACTAACTTTTTTGGTATGTTTTAA
- a CDS encoding HNH endonuclease signature motif containing protein: MQKIKADAKKRLEILRTSPTTQNAMRFNSFVLGLHNYFNRATHVNLAFSRLAYELGASMYNRLKPIGKYEHPNNPPPVYKKFYGLGSKTYKIAGLYLFPLGIIKTKNVMAFTQSITPFTEEGRVQISTRLSKDIKQEIVLLMESNIPTRSVEYMDNRISRYSMKKGKCEITGMFLQAQNVHCHHYIPKHLGGNDKFNNLRILQKEVHELIHMTDKIKANTLIRILGITESMLEKINKYREKCELEIIK, translated from the coding sequence ATGCAGAAAATTAAAGCGGATGCAAAGAAACGATTAGAAATACTCCGAACATCGCCAACTACTCAAAATGCTATGCGCTTTAATAGTTTTGTCTTAGGGTTACACAATTATTTTAACAGAGCTACTCACGTCAACTTAGCGTTCTCACGACTTGCCTACGAACTAGGTGCATCTATGTACAATCGTCTTAAACCTATCGGTAAATATGAACATCCTAACAACCCGCCTCCTGTCTATAAAAAGTTCTATGGCTTAGGCTCTAAAACGTATAAAATCGCCGGGTTATACCTCTTCCCTCTCGGGATCATCAAAACTAAAAATGTGATGGCTTTTACTCAAAGTATAACCCCATTTACCGAAGAAGGTCGAGTACAAATATCTACACGGTTGAGTAAAGATATAAAACAGGAAATAGTATTGTTAATGGAATCAAACATACCGACACGAAGTGTCGAATATATGGATAATCGGATTAGTCGATACAGTATGAAGAAAGGGAAATGTGAAATAACTGGCATGTTCCTACAAGCACAAAACGTACACTGCCACCATTATATACCTAAGCATCTTGGTGGAAACGACAAATTCAATAATTTACGTATCCTCCAAAAAGAGGTACATGAATTAATCCATATGACAGACAAAATTAAGGCGAATACTCTCATAAGAATTTTGGGTATCACTGAATCGATGTTAGAAAAAATCAATAAATATCGAGAAAAATGTGAGCTAGAAATAATCAAATAA
- the ltrA gene encoding group II intron reverse transcriptase/maturase, with amino-acid sequence MHKTKPYVISKNVVYEAFLRVKANKGSAGIDEQSIAEFEENLKDNLYKIWNRMSSGSYFPPAVKAVEIPKKAGGTRTLGIPTVSDRIAQMTVKLYFEPSVEPFFHEDSYGYRPKKSAIQALEITRKRCWKYNWVLEFDIKGLFDNIDHDLLMRAVEKHTKVEWIKVYIKRWLRAPFQTKEGIIERISGTPQGGVISPVLANLFLHYTFDKWMAINHPNNPFARYADDAVIHCQTEEEAKKLLESLNERMNICKLELHPTKTKIIYCKDADRKEEHENISFDFLGYTFRPRLSKNRWGKHFVNFTPAISNKSKKSIRQKVRGWKLQLKANKELFDLSMMFNSAIQGWINYYGKFYKSEMYASLRHINKALIMWARKKYKRLARHKKNAERFMGRIAIQNPKLFKHWELGIKPTAE; translated from the coding sequence ATGCATAAAACAAAGCCGTATGTTATATCCAAAAACGTAGTATATGAAGCTTTTCTAAGAGTTAAAGCAAACAAAGGGTCAGCAGGAATTGATGAGCAATCCATAGCAGAGTTTGAAGAAAATCTCAAAGATAACCTGTATAAAATATGGAACCGAATGTCATCTGGCAGTTATTTTCCTCCAGCTGTTAAAGCTGTAGAAATACCCAAGAAAGCTGGGGGTACAAGGACACTTGGAATTCCAACTGTGTCGGATAGAATTGCACAAATGACAGTGAAATTATATTTTGAACCTTCGGTAGAGCCATTCTTTCATGAAGATTCCTATGGATACAGACCGAAGAAAAGTGCCATTCAAGCGTTAGAGATCACTCGGAAAAGATGTTGGAAGTACAATTGGGTACTTGAATTCGATATTAAAGGTTTATTCGATAATATAGACCATGATTTATTAATGAGAGCGGTAGAAAAGCATACAAAAGTCGAGTGGATAAAGGTATACATCAAAAGATGGTTAAGAGCCCCGTTTCAAACGAAAGAAGGAATAATAGAACGTATCTCTGGCACACCGCAAGGTGGGGTCATAAGTCCGGTATTAGCAAATTTATTTCTTCACTATACGTTTGATAAATGGATGGCAATCAATCATCCTAACAATCCATTTGCTAGATATGCAGATGACGCAGTCATCCACTGTCAGACAGAGGAAGAAGCGAAGAAGTTACTTGAATCTCTAAACGAGAGAATGAATATATGTAAGCTCGAACTTCATCCAACTAAAACCAAAATTATTTATTGCAAGGATGCAGATAGAAAAGAAGAGCATGAAAATATATCGTTTGATTTTCTAGGGTATACGTTCAGACCGAGACTGTCGAAAAACAGGTGGGGAAAACACTTTGTGAATTTCACTCCCGCTATCAGTAATAAATCCAAGAAATCAATCCGACAAAAAGTAAGAGGTTGGAAACTGCAATTGAAGGCAAATAAGGAACTCTTTGACTTATCGATGATGTTTAACTCAGCTATTCAAGGATGGATTAATTACTATGGGAAGTTCTACAAATCCGAAATGTATGCTAGTTTAAGGCATATTAATAAAGCCTTAATCATGTGGGCAAGAAAGAAATATAAAAGACTTGCTCGTCATAAGAAAAATGCGGAACGTTTTATGGGTAGGATTGCTATTCAGAATCCTAAGCTCTTTAAACATTGGGAACTAGGTATTAAGCCTACGGCTGAATAA
- a CDS encoding non-ribosomal peptide synthetase: MNNIESIPKLTPAQEGMLFHSVNEPEKNYYIAQKSFDLEGLLDIHILKESISHVHDRYDLLRSTIEWEGLSEPLRIIHKKMEIKWKEHNVEGDPRTKKRVVEKILDEDLSQRFNLSKEPLARWNLIQLNKNKYKLVFTYHHIILDSWSLEILFNEITRNYNELRKGKSLETKITKPFNSYGKWLDNKSKLEDELFWKKYLKGKYSPTSIKFFYNTAVNKNKTVNNSKSENISVQRYEGYKEKSLIINENLINKLKKISKEIPVSINSILLGAWALLLHTYSGDEDVIFGSTFSDRSEDLEDLESRIGLFINTVPIRSYFNKNQKIEEYLRDIHKFTKDVQKHQSFPPVLLKQLSEFSQKEALFNSIMFFEEFPDFSKEKWDGLDITNNQIKEFSRYPISLIITPELEGSNWNVKLKYNTIYLSDSEAKKVLKHFQTALISLTNNIGREVEEFSCLSEQEVQFILNEVSRGKDENTKIKDFYTIFKKSVSTYSDSYAIIDNTIKYTYGDIYISVNSITANLSSRGIKSGDIIGIYMDREANLLSCILALWKLGASFIPIDSDLNRERIQYIIKDSKIEHIIVGDRDLKGNLEFSNINMHLTEDLLVQKSTKPIPDLLIDLESPAYIIYTSGSTGNPKGVVVSHKNIGNYINFAAKNYNEDSGEGALLHTSIGFDLTLTSLLVPIAQGKIVFVSSSKAINNLSKDITSKKVNFTKLTPSHLKMLEYDSNLKEISLYCTKWILGGEALNYEMLQAWQLASKDNIFINEYGPTEATVGCTTYIADNRVLEGIVPVGKPIDNTQVYVLNKIGRPVPSGVLGEIYIGGLGVAKGYLNNPELTKEKFIYNPYIQNESKLYKTGDIGYYLEDGNLVYVRRNDDQLKVRGHRIEPAEIEKALLACEGILDSKVMSYKDNNNIEILVAYIITAEMKELKEIKSVLRHSLPEYMIPDKFIQMKEFPLTLNKKIDKDRLPKPGTNNNIKKMIKPKSIIEKEIADIWEKALEINEISIYDDFFEIGGHSLIAIKISWLLKEKYKVLIKVRDIFKYSTVVSISNYIEELLSKNKNEELLTIKAIRRQ, encoded by the coding sequence ATGAATAATATTGAATCGATTCCAAAACTTACACCCGCACAAGAGGGCATGTTGTTTCATTCAGTCAATGAACCTGAAAAAAATTATTACATTGCGCAAAAGTCTTTTGATTTAGAAGGACTATTAGATATTCATATTCTTAAAGAAAGCATTTCCCATGTACACGATAGATATGATCTATTAAGGAGTACTATTGAATGGGAAGGTCTCTCAGAGCCCTTAAGAATAATACATAAGAAAATGGAGATAAAATGGAAGGAGCATAATGTTGAAGGAGATCCAAGGACTAAAAAAAGGGTGGTAGAAAAAATTTTAGATGAGGATCTATCGCAAAGATTTAACTTAAGTAAAGAGCCTCTAGCGAGGTGGAATCTCATACAATTAAATAAAAATAAATATAAACTTGTATTTACATATCACCATATTATTTTAGATAGCTGGAGTCTAGAAATTTTATTTAATGAAATAACGAGAAATTATAACGAATTAAGAAAAGGGAAAAGCTTAGAGACAAAAATAACAAAGCCTTTTAACTCTTATGGTAAGTGGTTAGATAATAAAAGCAAACTTGAAGATGAGCTGTTTTGGAAAAAGTATTTAAAAGGAAAATACTCTCCAACTTCAATAAAATTTTTTTATAACACTGCGGTTAATAAAAATAAAACGGTTAACAATAGTAAATCAGAAAATATTAGTGTACAAAGATATGAAGGATATAAAGAAAAAAGTTTAATAATAAACGAAAATTTAATAAATAAATTAAAAAAAATCAGCAAAGAAATTCCTGTGTCTATTAATTCAATTTTACTTGGAGCATGGGCATTACTTTTACATACTTATAGTGGTGATGAAGATGTGATTTTTGGATCTACATTTTCAGATCGGTCTGAAGATTTAGAGGACTTAGAAAGTAGAATTGGACTTTTTATAAATACCGTTCCAATTAGATCATATTTTAATAAAAATCAAAAAATAGAGGAATACTTAAGAGATATCCATAAATTCACAAAAGATGTACAAAAACACCAAAGCTTTCCACCGGTTTTATTAAAACAATTAAGTGAGTTTAGTCAAAAAGAGGCCCTTTTCAATAGCATTATGTTTTTTGAAGAATTTCCTGATTTTTCAAAAGAGAAGTGGGATGGGTTAGATATAACAAATAACCAAATAAAAGAATTTTCTCGCTATCCAATATCTCTTATCATTACACCAGAATTAGAAGGTAGTAACTGGAATGTCAAACTTAAATATAACACCATATATTTAAGCGATTCAGAAGCTAAAAAAGTATTAAAACACTTCCAAACAGCATTAATTAGTTTAACAAATAATATTGGAAGGGAGGTAGAAGAGTTCAGTTGTCTTAGTGAACAAGAGGTACAATTTATTTTAAATGAAGTTAGCAGAGGGAAAGATGAAAATACTAAGATAAAAGACTTTTATACTATATTTAAAAAAAGTGTATCAACATACTCTGATTCCTATGCAATTATTGATAATACTATAAAGTATACTTACGGAGATATATATATAAGCGTCAACTCAATCACAGCAAATTTAAGTAGTAGGGGGATAAAATCTGGCGATATTATAGGGATATATATGGATCGAGAAGCTAATTTGTTAAGTTGTATATTAGCTCTTTGGAAATTAGGAGCATCTTTTATTCCTATAGATAGTGATTTAAATCGAGAACGAATTCAATATATTATAAAAGATTCTAAAATAGAGCACATTATTGTAGGGGATAGAGATTTAAAAGGAAATTTAGAATTCAGTAATATAAATATGCATTTAACTGAAGATCTACTCGTACAAAAAAGCACAAAACCAATACCTGATCTACTAATTGACTTAGAAAGCCCTGCCTATATTATTTATACTTCTGGATCTACAGGAAACCCAAAAGGAGTAGTTGTTAGCCACAAAAATATTGGTAACTATATAAACTTTGCGGCTAAGAATTATAACGAAGATAGTGGAGAAGGAGCACTTCTTCACACCTCTATAGGATTTGATTTAACATTAACAAGTCTTTTAGTACCGATAGCGCAAGGTAAAATAGTTTTCGTTAGTTCATCTAAGGCTATAAATAATTTAAGTAAAGACATTACTTCTAAAAAGGTTAACTTTACAAAACTAACACCATCTCATTTAAAAATGCTAGAGTACGATTCAAATTTGAAGGAAATTTCCTTATATTGCACCAAATGGATATTAGGGGGCGAGGCTCTAAATTATGAAATGCTTCAAGCGTGGCAATTAGCTTCAAAAGATAATATTTTCATTAATGAGTATGGCCCAACTGAAGCTACAGTGGGATGTACTACCTATATAGCAGATAACAGAGTATTAGAAGGAATTGTGCCTGTTGGTAAACCAATCGATAATACTCAGGTGTATGTCTTAAATAAAATAGGTAGACCAGTTCCAAGTGGGGTTTTGGGCGAAATATATATTGGTGGTCTAGGAGTAGCTAAAGGATATTTAAATAATCCCGAATTAACAAAGGAGAAGTTTATCTATAATCCTTATATACAGAATGAGAGTAAATTATATAAAACTGGGGATATTGGTTACTACTTAGAGGATGGAAATCTAGTTTATGTTAGAAGAAATGATGACCAACTAAAGGTTAGGGGGCATAGAATTGAACCAGCTGAGATAGAAAAAGCCCTTCTAGCTTGTGAAGGAATTCTAGACTCAAAGGTAATGTCTTACAAAGACAATAATAATATTGAAATTCTAGTCGCATATATAATTACTGCGGAAATGAAAGAATTAAAAGAAATAAAAAGTGTTTTAAGACATAGTCTTCCTGAATATATGATTCCTGATAAGTTTATTCAAATGAAAGAGTTTCCTTTAACTTTAAATAAGAAAATTGATAAAGATCGACTTCCAAAGCCTGGTACAAATAATAATATTAAAAAAATGATCAAGCCTAAGTCTATCATAGAAAAAGAAATTGCAGATATCTGGGAGAAAGCATTAGAGATTAATGAAATAAGCATTTATGATGATTTTTTTGAAATAGGTGGACACTCATTAATAGCAATTAAGATTTCATGGCTCCTAAAAGAAAAATATAAAGTATTAATAAAAGTACGTGATATTTTCAAGTATTCTACTGTGGTAAGTATATCTAATTATATAGAAGAACTTTTATCAAAAAATAAAAATGAAGAATTATTAACAATCAAAGCAATTAGAAGACAATGA